The proteins below are encoded in one region of Bacillota bacterium:
- the secA gene encoding preprotein translocase subunit SecA: protein MKFIEKIFGSHSSRELKRIDDIVESIEALEDQYKALSESELKGKTEWLKGRLEAGETLDDILPAAFATVREASWRVLGMRHFRVQLIGGIVLHQGRISEMKTGEGKTLVATLPAYLNALTGKGVHIVTVNDYLAKRDSEWMGKVYRYLGLSVGLVIHGVEDRKSAYNADITYGTNNEFGFDYLRDNMVTYREFMVQRGHNFAIVDEVDSILIDEARTPLIISGVGEESTEMYQKADNFVKRLRPYKVLEEDSKELLDDVDADYIIDEKGKNVSLTKAGIKKAEEFFNVEILSDQENTTLVHHINQALRAHGIMKRDVDYVIKDGEIIIVDEFTGRLMFGRRYSQGLHQAIEAKEHVMVQNESKTLATITFQNYFRLYDKLSGMTGTALTEETEFREIYGLDVIEIPTNKPMVRKDYDDEVYKTENGKFNAVVKQIKVCHEKGQPVLVGTISIEKSETLSHLLGMQGIKHNVLNAKQHEREAEIVAQAGKKGAVTIATNMAGRGTDIILGGNAEFLAKNEMRKQGYTEELINVSNSFGETDNPDIIDARKKYSELNSKFKEQIKAEADEVCESGGLFIIGTERHESRRIDNQLRGRAGRQGDPGASRFYISLEDDLMRLFGSERVQAIVEKLGMDDETPIAAGILSNSIETAQKRVEGKNFDIRKNVLQYDDVMNKQREVIYGERKKVLDGENLHDNIISMIKSVIATHVSLATGGSEITDDWKIDELRQTFIGLFLTPEDLNYHTIEQLEGLTKDDLIEELEQKALKIYDEKEQKYGNDVMRELERVVLLQCIDKNWMDHIDAMDDLRSGVSLRAYGQQDPVIEYKFESYDMFEAMTDAIKEDTVRLIYLARIKSDSELRREKVARETGEGFAGDEKKVSKTVKNNTPKVGRNDPCPCGSGKKYKKCCGA, encoded by the coding sequence TTGAAATTTATAGAAAAAATATTTGGTTCTCACAGTTCAAGAGAGCTAAAACGTATTGATGATATTGTTGAAAGCATAGAGGCATTGGAAGACCAGTATAAGGCGCTTTCAGAATCTGAGCTCAAAGGAAAAACAGAATGGCTTAAAGGCCGTCTTGAAGCAGGAGAAACACTTGATGATATACTTCCGGCTGCTTTTGCAACCGTACGTGAAGCTTCATGGCGTGTTCTCGGCATGAGGCACTTTCGAGTCCAGCTGATCGGCGGTATTGTCCTTCACCAAGGGCGTATTTCTGAAATGAAAACCGGTGAAGGTAAAACGCTTGTTGCAACTCTTCCTGCTTACCTTAACGCTTTGACCGGAAAAGGCGTTCATATCGTAACAGTTAATGACTACCTTGCCAAACGTGACAGTGAGTGGATGGGTAAAGTATACAGATATCTTGGGCTTTCGGTCGGACTCGTTATCCATGGTGTCGAAGACCGCAAGTCCGCATATAATGCTGACATAACATATGGTACCAATAACGAATTTGGATTCGATTACCTTCGTGACAACATGGTGACATACCGTGAATTTATGGTTCAGCGTGGTCACAATTTTGCTATTGTCGACGAGGTTGACTCTATTTTGATCGATGAGGCACGTACACCGCTTATTATCTCCGGCGTTGGCGAAGAATCAACTGAAATGTACCAAAAGGCAGATAATTTCGTTAAGCGTCTCCGTCCCTACAAAGTGCTTGAGGAAGATTCAAAAGAACTTTTGGATGATGTTGACGCCGATTATATTATTGATGAAAAAGGAAAGAATGTATCTTTAACAAAAGCCGGCATTAAAAAAGCGGAAGAGTTTTTTAACGTTGAAATTTTGTCAGACCAGGAGAATACAACTTTAGTTCACCATATCAATCAGGCATTAAGGGCACATGGTATCATGAAACGTGATGTCGATTATGTCATAAAAGATGGCGAAATAATAATTGTTGATGAATTTACCGGGCGCTTGATGTTCGGCCGCCGGTATTCTCAGGGTCTTCATCAGGCAATAGAGGCAAAAGAGCACGTAATGGTTCAGAATGAATCAAAAACGCTTGCAACTATTACTTTCCAGAATTATTTCAGACTTTATGATAAGTTATCAGGTATGACAGGTACAGCCCTTACAGAGGAAACTGAATTCAGAGAAATTTACGGGCTTGACGTTATTGAAATTCCCACAAACAAACCCATGGTCAGAAAAGATTATGACGACGAGGTTTACAAAACAGAAAACGGTAAATTCAATGCAGTTGTAAAACAAATAAAGGTTTGTCATGAAAAAGGTCAGCCGGTGCTTGTGGGTACAATTTCAATTGAAAAATCCGAAACGCTCAGCCATCTGCTAGGTATGCAGGGCATCAAGCATAATGTCTTGAATGCTAAACAGCATGAAAGAGAAGCCGAAATTGTTGCACAGGCTGGTAAAAAGGGCGCCGTTACCATTGCAACTAACATGGCCGGACGTGGAACCGACATAATCCTCGGCGGCAACGCTGAGTTCCTTGCCAAAAACGAAATGCGAAAACAAGGATACACAGAGGAACTTATTAACGTTTCTAATTCATTTGGTGAGACTGATAATCCAGACATTATAGATGCAAGGAAAAAATATTCAGAACTTAACAGTAAATTCAAAGAGCAAATAAAGGCTGAAGCTGATGAAGTCTGTGAATCGGGAGGATTATTTATAATCGGAACCGAGAGGCACGAAAGCAGACGTATTGATAACCAGCTTCGCGGTCGTGCCGGCAGACAGGGCGACCCCGGTGCATCGCGTTTTTACATTTCACTTGAAGACGATCTGATGCGTCTTTTCGGAAGTGAAAGAGTCCAGGCGATAGTCGAAAAGCTTGGTATGGACGACGAAACTCCTATTGCTGCTGGGATACTTTCCAACTCAATAGAAACAGCTCAAAAACGAGTTGAAGGCAAAAACTTTGATATCCGTAAAAACGTTCTCCAATATGACGATGTCATGAATAAACAGAGAGAAGTAATATACGGCGAACGTAAAAAAGTTCTGGACGGCGAGAACCTGCATGACAATATAATCTCTATGATAAAGAGCGTTATTGCTACCCACGTAAGTCTTGCAACCGGCGGAAGCGAGATCACGGATGACTGGAAAATCGATGAATTACGTCAGACATTTATAGGGTTATTCCTTACGCCTGAAGACTTAAATTATCATACCATTGAGCAGCTTGAAGGTCTGACTAAGGATGATTTAATAGAAGAACTCGAACAAAAAGCTCTTAAGATTTACGACGAAAAGGAACAGAAATACGGAAACGACGTAATGAGAGAGCTTGAGCGTGTAGTACTTCTGCAATGTATCGATAAAAACTGGATGGATCATATCGACGCTATGGACGATTTGCGCAGCGGCGTAAGCCTTCGCGCTTATGGTCAGCAAGATCCGGTCATCGAGTATAAATTTGAAAGCTATGACATGTTCGAGGCAATGACTGACGCAATCAAAGAAGATACCGTAAGACTTATTTATCTTGCAAGAATAAAGAGCGATTCAGAGTTGCGCCGTGAAAAAGTTGCTCGTGAAACCGGCGAAGGATTTGCCGGAGATGAAAAAAAGGTTAGTAAGACAGTGAAAAACAATACTCCTAAAGTTGGCAGAAATGATCCTTGCCCCTGCGGAAGCGGCAAGAAATATAAAAAATGCTGCGGAGCATAA